GGGCGGAGAGGAGCTGGGGCGTCGCGTCGGGGCCCGGGCTGTTGAGCTTGGTCGTGGTGCCGTCCGGCTCGGTGACGGTGATGTTGACGCGCGGGGGGTGCGGGGTCGGCACCGGTCGGGCGTCGATCCCCGCGGCGAGCAGCTCGTGGACGAACGGGTCGTCCGCGGGTGCGGGGAGCACCGCGAGCGAGGGGATGCCGGCGGCGACGCAGGCGCGGGAGATGTTGACCCCCTTGCCGCCGGCCTGCGAGAGCACCGAGCAGACCCGGTGGACGGCTCCGCGCTCCAGCGGGGCGTCCAGGCTCACCGTGCGGTCGTGGCTCGGGTTCGCGGTCAGGGTGACGATCATCCGACCAGCACCTCGATCCCGGCCTCGGTGAGCTCGGCGCGGTGGCGGTCGCTGATGGCGGCGTCGGTGACGAGCACGTCGATGGCGCTGAGCGGCGCGAACTGCACCAGGGCCTCCTCGCCGATCTTGTGGCTGTCGGCCAGGACGACGACCCGTCGCGCAGCGGCGACGAGCGCCCGTTTGGTCGCCGCCTCGTCGCGGTCCGGGGTGCTCAGGCCGTGCCCGGTGCTCAGGCCGTTCGTGCCCACCACGGCCACGTCGGCGCGGATCCGGCCGAGCGCCTCGACGGTCTCGGGGCCGACGGCGGCCTGGGTGGTGGGCCGCACCCGTCCGGGCAGCAGGTGCAGGTCGATGTGGGGCCGGCCGGCCAGCCGGCTGGCGATCGGCACCGAGTGCGTGAAGACGGTCAGCGGCAGGTCGGCGGGCAGCAGGGCGGCCAGGCGGGCGGTGGTCGAACCGGCGTCGAGGAGCAGCGCGGACCCGGCGCCGGGCAGGAGGCCCAGGGCGGCGCGGGCGATCGACTCCTTCTCGTCGGGGCGGTCCAGGTCGCGCTCGCCCAGGCCGGACTCGAGGGTGGCCAGGGCCTGCGAGGGCACCGCACCCCCGTGCACCCGGCGCAGGAGGCCCAGCCGTTCGAGGACCGACAGGTCGCGGCGCACGGTCTCGCTCGTGACGTCGAAGGCCTCGGCCAGCTCGCTGACCGACCGGCGGCCGCGCTCGGTCACCAGCTGGGCCATGGCCTGCTGGCGTTCCTGGGCAAACATCGGCTGCTCCTCCTGGGCGGTCCCGCGACCATCGCGTCGATCTGTGTTTGTGTTGTTTTATGCCCGAAAGGGTTTGACTGTCAAGAGAGGTCGGCGATAAGTTGTGAGCATGCTCACCCACTCCACGCTGCTCGGCACCCCGGTGGTGCCCGGCCTGGTCGTCGGCCCAGTCGTCGTCGTCCGCGCCGAGATCGACGCCACCGCCGTCGCGGTCTTCGACGCCTCCGTGCTCGACGAGCACGCCGCCCTGGCGGCCTACGACGTCGCCGTCGAAGCGGTCGCCGCGGGCTACGAGGAGCGCGCCACCTCGGCCTCCGGGGCGGCGGCCGAGGTGCTGGTCGCCAGTGCCGGGCTGGCTCGCGACCGGGGGCTGCGCTCGGCGGTGCGCAAGCACCTGCGTGCGGGGGAGGACCTGCTGGGCGCCCTCTCGGGAGCGGTGGCCCAGTTCGTCGGCATCTTCACCGACATGGGTGGACTGATGGCCGAGCGAGCCAGCGACCTGCGAGACATCGAGCGGCGCACGCTGGCCCACCTGGTGGGGGTCCCCGAGCCCGGCGTCGTCTCGCCGGCGACGCCCTCGGTGCTCGTCGCCGAGGACCTCGCTCCGGCCGACACCGCCGGCCTCGACCCCCGGGTCGTGCTGGCGCTGGTCACCGAGCGTGGCGGACCCACCAGCCACACCGCGATCATCGCCCGCCAGCTGGGCATCCCCTGCGTGGTCGGTGTGGCGGGCGCCCTCGACCTGTCCGAGGGCCTCGACGTGCTCGTCGACGGCACCACCGGCGTGGTGGAGGTCGGCGCCGATCCGGTGGTGGCTGACGAGAGGGTGCGGGCCGACCGGGCTCGCCGGGCCGAGGTGGCCGCCTGGTCGGGACCGGGCGCCACCGCCGACGGGGTCCCGGTCAAGCTCGTCGCCAACGTGGCCGACCCCGAGTCATCCGCCTCGGCCGTCCAGGAGCCGGTGGAGGGCGTGGGGCTCTTCCGCACCGAGCTGTGCTTCCTCAACCGCACCGACGAGCCGGACGTCGACGAGCAGGCGGCGATCTACGCCGAGGTCCTGCGTCCCTTCGCCGGCCAGGTCGTCGTGGTGCGCACGCTCGACGCAGGTTCCGACAAGCCGGTCGCCTTCGCCACCCACGTCGGGGAGGACAACCCGGCGCTGGGCGTGCGCGGTCTGCGCCTCTCGTTCGGCAACCCCGGGCTGCTGGCCCGTCAGCTCGACGCCATCCGACTCGCCGCCGACGACACGGGTGCGGAGGTCTGGGTGATGGCCCCGATGGTCGCCACCGTCGCCGAGGCCGCCGACTTCGCGGGCCAGGTGCGCGAACGGGGCCTCAAGGCAGGCGTCATGATCGAGGTCCCGGCCGCTGCCCTGCTGGCGCACCGCATGCTCGAGGTCGTCGACTTCCTCTCGATCGGCACCAACGACCTGACCCAGTACACGATGGCGGCCGACCGGATGGCCACCGACCTCGCCCACCTCACCGACTCCTGGCAGCCGGCGGTGCTGCAGCTGATCGCGATCACCGCACACGCCGGGCAGCAGGCCGGCAAGCCCGTGGGTGTGTGCGGCGAGGCCGCCGCCGACCCGCTGCTGGCCTGCGCGTTGGTCGGGATGGGCGTCACCTCCCTGTCGATGGCTCCCGCGGCGGTGCGGGCCGTGGGTGCCCGGCTGGCGACGGTCGGTGCCGAGACCTGTGAGGAGGCGGCCGAGGCGGCGCTGGCGGCGTCCGACCCGGCCGGTGCCCGCGCCGCGGTGCTCCAGGTGCTGGATGCCGGGGAGGGGTCCGCCCCGGCCTGAGGCCCGGGCCCACCCGCGTGGGGGTGGTCCGCTCCACCCGTGCGTAGGAGTTTGAGGGGCGGACCAGGTGGACACCATGGTCCGAGGCGCCCACGCTCCCTCCCCTGACCGGGCGCCACCGACGAAAGGACACACCATGGGTTACGGACTCGGAGCCTTCCTGCTGGCGGTCGGCCTCATCCTGGCGCTGGCCGTGCAGGACGCCGTCGACGGCGTCGACCTCCAGATGATCGGCTGGATCCTCACGATCGTCGGTCTCGGCGTCATCATCCTGTCCGCGGTGACGCTGAACTCGGGCCGTCGCAAGGGCACGGTCGCCACGACCACGCACGCCGACGGCTCGGTCACCGAGCGTCGCACCGAGCACGACGTGTGAGCACCTCCCGCTGAACCGGCCACGAGCGGCGCCCGACCCGGGATTTCGGGTTGGGCGCCGCTCGTCGCTATTGTTGCCCGGTTGCCGTAGAACGGCCGCGGACCAAGAGTGCCCGGGTGAACAGGCCCCGGCGCGCCGCGCAGCGAGAGCCCCAGCAGGGGCGAGAAGGGAGCCCGCATGTCGATCGGTACCGACGCGGAGACCAAGAAGAAGATCATTGCCGAGTACGCCGTCGCCGAGGGCGACACCGGCTCGCCCGAGGTCCAGATCGCGCTGCTGAGCCACCGCATCAGCCACCTCACCGAGCACCTCAAGCAGCACAAGCACGACCACCACAGCCGTCGTGGCCTGCTGCTCCTGGTGGGCCAGCGCCGCCGGCTGCTGAACTACCTGAACAAGTCCGACATCAACCGGTACCGCTCGATCATCGAGCGCCTCGGTCTGCGTCGCTGACCTCGCACCACTCGTGATGGGCGGAGCGGCTGCCCGACAGGGGCAGCCGCTTCGTCGCATTCCGGGCCCGGAGCACTAGGCTCGGGCCTGCACAACTGAAGAACCCACACCAGGAGCGACCCGCGCGCACCGGCCCGGTCCTCGGTAGTGGCCCTCAGCACCGCGAGCGAGCGGTCTGCGGGCCTCGATCGAAGACCGGCCCCCGCACCACCGGCGGGCCCTGGGCATCGCCCCCCGCCCCGCAGCGGGACGCGGCGGATCGCTCCGTGAGAAGGACAAGGATCCCTTTTGACTGAGAACAACACGGCCGAGCCCGTCATCTCCGCTGTCGAGACCGTCCTCGACAACGGCAAGTTCGGCACCCGCACCATCAAGTTCGAGACCGGGCTGCTGGCCCGCCAGGCGGCCGGTTCGGTCACCGCCTACCTCGACGACGACACGATGCTGCTCTCGGCGACCACCGCCGGCAAGCACCCCAAGGACCACTTCGACTTCTTCCCCCTGACGATCGACGTCGAGGAGCGGATGTACGCCGCGGGCCAGATCCCCGGCTCGTTCTTCCGCAGCGAGGGTCGCCCGGGCGAGGACGCCATCCTCACCTGCCGCCTCATCGACCGCCCGCTGCGCCCGACCTTCAAGAAGGGTCTGCGCAACGAGGTCCAGGTCGTCATCACCGTGATGGCGCTCGACCCCGACCAGCCCTACGACGTGCTCGCGATCAACGCGGCCTCGATCTCCACCCAGCTCTCCGGCCTGCCGTTCTCCGGCCCCGTCGGCGGCGTGCGCGTGGCGCTGATCGAGGGCCAGTGGGTCGCCTTCCCGACCCACAGCCAGCTCGAGGACGCCGTCTTCGACATGGTCGTGGCCGGTCGGGTCACCGACACCGGCGACGTGGCCATCATGATGGTCGAGGCCGAGGCCACCGAGCACGCCTGGACCCTGATCCAGGGCGGCGTCCAGGCGCCGACCGAGGAGGTCGTGGCCAGCGGTCTCGACGCCGCGAAGCCCTTCATCAAGCAGCTGTGCGAGGCCCAGGCCGAGCTGGCCAACGTGGCCGCCAAGCCGGTCCAGGACTTCCCGGTCTTCCTCGACTTCGAGGACGACGTCTACGAGGCCGTCACCAAGGCCGCCAAGGACGACCTGACCGCCGCGATGACCATCGGCGACAAGCAGGAGCGCGAGGCGCGCACCGACGAGCTCAAGGCCGGGCTGCTCGAGAAGCTGTCCGGTCAGTTCGAGGGCCGCGAGAAGGAGATCGGCGCCGCGTTCCGCGGGCTGAACAAGGAGGTCGTGCGCGAGCGCGTCCTGCGCGACAAGGTCCGCATCGACGGCCGTGGCCTCGCCGACATCCGCCCGCTGCACTCCGAGGTCGGCCTGATCCCGCGCGTGCACGGCTCGGCGCTCTTCGAGCGCGGCGAGACCCAGATCCTGGGTGTCACCACGCTCAACATGCTCAAGATGGAGCAGCAGCTCGACACCCTCTCCCCGGAGAAGTCGCGCCGCTACATGCACAAGTACGTCTTCCCGCCGTTCTCCACCGGCGAGACCGGTCGCGTGGGCTCGCCCAAGCGCCGCGAGGTCGGCCACGGTGCGCTCGCGCGCCGCGCGCTGCTGCCGGTGCTGCCCAGCCGCGAGGAGTTCCCCTACGCGATCCGCCAGCTCTCCGAGGCCATGGGCTCCAACGGCTCCACCTCGATGGGCTCGGTCTGCGCCTCCACGATGTCGCTGCTGCACGCGGGTGTCCCGCTGCGCGCCGCCGTCGCCGGCATCGCCATGGGCCTGATCTCCGGTGAGATCGACGGCCAGACGCAGTACGTCGCGCTCACCGACATCCTCGGTGCCGAGGACGCGTTCGGCGACATGGACTTCAAGGTCGCCGGCACCCGCGAGTTCGTCACCGCGCTGCAGCTCGACACCAAGCTCGACGGCATCCCCGCCGAGGTGCTGGCCGCCGCGCTGACCCAGGCCCGCGACGCGCGCCTGGCGATCCTCGACGTGATGGCCGAGGCCATCGACGAGCCCGAGGAGATGTCGCTGCACGCGCCGCGGATCATCACCGTCAAGGTGCCCGTGGACAAGATCGGCGAGGTCATCGGCCCCAAGGGCAAGGTGATCAACCAGATCCAGGACGACACCGGCGCCACGCTGTCGATCGAGGACGACGGCACCGTCTACATCGGTGCCACCAACGGCGAGGCCGCCGAGGCGGCCCGCTCGGCCGTCAACGCGATCGCCAACCCGACGATGCCCGAGGTCGGCGAGCGTTACCTCGGCACCGTCGTGAAGACGACGAACTTCGGTGCGTTCGTCTCGCTGATGCCGGGCAAGGACGGGCTGCTGCACATCAGCAAGCTGCGCGGCCTCGCCGGCGGCAAGCGCGTCGACTCCGTCGAGGACGTCGTCTCGGTCGGGCAGAAGCTCCAGGTCGAGATCGGTGAGATCGACGACCGCGGCAAGCTCTCGCTCGTCCCGGTGCTCGAGGAGGGCGCGGAGGACGCGGCCGAGGAGAGCACCGAGCAGGAGTGACCTCCCGCTGATCAGCTCCACCGGTCGACCCGCCCGAGTCCCTCGGGCGGGTCGACCGCTTTTTCCCCCAGGAGGACCCCGTGAGCCACACCCAGCACCTGAGCACCACCCCGGACCACGCGGCGCCGACCGCCGCCGGCGCCAGCCGCACCGAGGACCTGCCCGGCGCGCCCGGCGTACGCCGCAGCGTGCTGCCCTCGGGCCTGCGGGTGGTCACCGAGCACATGCCCGGCGTCCGCTCCGCGGCCGTGGGGGTCTGGGTGGGCGCGGGCTCGGTCGACGAGGACGACACGCTGCACGGCTGCTCGCACTTCCTCGAGCACCTGCTCTTCAAGGGCACCGGCTCGCGCTCGGCGCTGGACATCTCCATCGCGCTCGAAACGGTCGGCGGTGAGTTCAACGCCTTCACCGCCAAGGAGTACACCTGCTTCCACGCGCGGGTCCTCGACGAGGACCTGCCGCTGGCCGTGGACGTGCTCGGCGACATGATGACCGACAGCCTGCTGGAGGCGGCCGACGTCGAGGCCGAGCGCGAGGTCATCCTCGACGAGATCGCCATGCACGACGACGACCCCGACGACGTGGTGCACCAGCTCTTCGCCGAGCAGGCCTACGGGGCCAGCTCCGACCTGGGCCGCTCGATCGCCGGCACCGAGGCCAGCATCCGGGCGCTCACCCGCGAGCAGGTGCACGGCTTCTACCGCCGGCACTACCGCCCCGCGACGATGGTCGTCTCGGCGGCCGGCAACGTCGACCACGACGAGGTCGTGCGCCTCGTCGAGGCGGCCTTCGGTCGCGGTGGCTTCCTCGACGTGGTCGAGGAGCCGGTCCCGGTGACCGGCCGCGGCGTGGCGGTGCCGGTGACCCCGGGCCGCTCGAGCGAGACCCGGCCCTTCGAGCAGGTCAACGTGGTCCTCGGGATGGAGGGGCTGCGCCGTGACGACCCGCGCCGCTTCGCGCTCGGGGTGCTCAACACCGCGCTCGGCGGGGGCACCTCCAGCCGGCTCTTCCAGGAGGTCCGCGAGGTCCGGGGCCTGGCCTACTCGGTCTACTCCTTCGCCGGCCACCACGCCGACTCGGGCCTGGTGGGCGTCGGCGTCGGTTGCCTGCCCGGCAAGCTCGACGCCGTGCTCGAGGTGGTCCGCGGCGAGCTGGCCAAGGTGGCGGCCGAGGGCATCACCGAGGAGGAGCTGGGCCGCGGTCAGGGCCAGCTGCGCGGTGGGCTGGTCCTGGGCCTGGAGGACTCGGGCTCGCGGATGGCGCGCATCGGCAAGGCCGAGCTGGTGCACACCGAGCTGCTGGGCATCGAGGAGGTGCTGCGGCGCATCGACGCGGTCACCCTCGAGCAGGTGCGCGACGTGGCCGCGGTGGTCTTCGCCCGGCCCGAGGTCCTCGCGGTGGTCGGCCCGGCCTGAGGCCGGGCCGACCACCAGGGGGCTGCTCAGCCGCCGACGGGGCCCTCGTTGCGGGCGGCGTCGAGCACCCGGCGCACGTCCTGCGCCGGAGTCGGCGAGGACGGCGGCATGCCGACGGCCTGGCCGGGCTTGGCGGCCGAGGCGTCGGCCTCGGGGTCGAAGTAGACCGCGCCGTAGGCCGGGGTGCCCGGCTCGAAGCGCCAGCTCTCGGCGAGGTCGCCGGCCACGACGGTGTCGTAGCCCAGCGTGTCGAGGAACGCGGTGGCCTCGCGCAGCGCGGCCTCGTCGTCACCGGCGATCGGCAGCGCCGAGCGCTCCGGCGACCCGGTCGGACGGGCCAGCTCGGGCAGGTGGCCGTAGAAGATGTTGTTGAAGACCTTCACGACGCGGGCCTCGGGGAGGTGCTGCTGGACCCAGGCGCTGGTCGTGGTGCTGCGGTCGTCGAGCTCGGCGACGTTGCCGTCGCGCTGGGGGTAGTAGTTGCTGGTGTCGAGCACCAGGCGCCCGGCCAGCGCCTCGGCGGGGAGCGAGGGCACGGCCTTGAGGGGGACGGTGACGACGACGACGTCGCCGGCCTCCGCCGCCTCCTGGGCGGTGGCGGCCCGGGCCCGGGGGCCCAGCTCGGCCACCAGATCGGTGAGGGTCTCGGGCCCGCGCGAGTTGCTGAGGACCACGTCGTGGCCGGCGGCGACCGCCAGGCGGGCCACGCCGCTGCCGATGTTGCCGCTGCCGATGAGTGCGAGTGTTGTCATGTCAGGAGAGCGCCGAGGGCGCCCTGACGATTCCCTCCCGCCAGGAGGCGGAGGTCACTGCCGTGGGTGGTCAGCCGATGCGCTTGCCGATGATGCCGACCACGGCCGGCGCCTTGCGCTGGACCACCGAGACGCGGAACCCGCCCTGGGCCAGGGCTCCCGACGCCTTCTCGACGATCGTCGGCACCTGCTCGGGCCGGGTGGCCTCGAAGAACAGGTAGACCGCTCCGCCGGGCAGCACCCGCTCGTGCAGCAGCGCGATCTCGTCGGCGCAGTCGCGCACCCAGAAGAGGTTGACGTTGAAGGCGTAGACCTTCGTCAGGCGCTTGACCGGGACCCGCAGGGTGGCCAGGTCGATCTGGCGCACGGTGAGCCGCCCCGCCTCGACGTACTGCGCGCAGCGCCGCTTGGTGCGGTCGACGCCGGACTCGGACCGGTCGATCGCGAAGACCTTGCCGGCCGTCACCCGGCTGCAGATCAGCTCGGCACCGGCGCCCGGGCCGCAGCCGATCTCGAGGACGTGGTCGTTCGGCTGGAGGTCCATGATGTCGACCGCCCACCGGATCCGCGCCGGAATCGTCTGCAGTGCCATGGCAGCAGCCTGCCAGAAACTCCGCCTCCCGTGTCGCGGAGGTCCCCCCTGGACGCTCCCCGCGTGTCGCGGAGCACGTGTGGGAGGCTGGGTGATCGTGACGGACGACGTGCGTGGGCAGGGTGGCCGGGGCGACGAGAGCGGCCCCGAGGACGTGCTGGCGGTGGGCGTGCTGGGTGCCCGCGGCAAGGTCGGGCGCGAGGTGTGCCGGGCGGTCGAGGCGGCCGCCGACACCCGCCTGGTCGCCGAGATCGACGTCGACGACGACCTGGAGGCCCTGGTGCGCTCCGGGGCCCGGGCGGTGGTGGACTTCACCCACCCCGACGTGGTCATGGACAACCTGGAGTTCTGCGTCTCCCACGGCATCCACGCCGTCGTCGGCACCACCGGCTTCGACGAGTCGCGGCTGCGGACGCTGCGGGGCTGGTTGGCCGACTCGCCCGGCACCGGCGTGCTCATCGCCCCGAACTTCTCGATCGGCGCGGTGCTGATGATGCGCTTCGCGGCTGCGGCGGCGCCGTTCTACGAGTCGGTCGAGATCGTCGAGCTGCACCACCCCGACAAGGCCGACGCGCCCTCGGGCACCGCACGGCACACCGCCGAGCTGGTCGCGGCCGCCCGCCGCGAGGCGGGGTGCGCCCCGGTGCCCGACGCCACCTCGACCGCCCTCGAGGGGGCCCGCGGCGCCGACGTCGAGGGCATCCGGGTGCACGGGCTGCGCATCCGCGGGCTGGTCGCCCACCAGGAGGTCGTGCTGGGCGGGGTGGGGGAGACCCTCACCATCCGCCACGACTCGCTCGACCGTGCCTCCTTCACCCCCGGGGTGCTGACCGGCCTGCGTGCCATCGCCTCGCGACCGGGCCTGACCGTGGGCCTGGAGCACCTGCTCGACCTCGACGTCTGAGCCGGGCCGCATCGGTCGGCACCGTCTGCACCGGTCCGGCTCACCTTCCTGCAGCGCGAGAAGCTGAGGCACCCACACGGTTCCTCCGGCCCCCGGGCGTGCGACAGGGTCGGTGCCGCGGCGCCCGCTCGGAGGCGTCGCGGACGAGAGGGAACCGGATGAAGACCACGATGGGGCTGGCTACCGCCGCCGTCCTCGCCGTCGGCAGCCTCGGCGTCGCCACCGCAGCGACCAGCCAGGCAGCACCGACCGCGCCGACCACCACGACCGGCACCACGACCGCGCTGAGCGGCGTCCACGGGGCCGACGAGGCGCGGATCGCCGCGGCCGCCGTCGAGGCGCTGCGCGCCCACCCCCGCGCCGCCCGCGCCGGCGCCGGGCAGGAGGTCGAGGTGACCGACACGGTCGTCGACCCCGACGGCTCCACCCACGTGCGCATGGAGCGCACCTTCCGCGGCCTGCGGGTCCTCGGTGGCGACCTGGTCGTGCACCGGGGCGCCGGCGCCGCCCAGGACGCCGAGGGCGCCGAGGGCGCCGCGTGGGAGGGCGTCTCGCAGACCCTCGACGCCCCGCTCGCGCTGGGCACCACGCCCACGCTCGGCGCCGACGCCGCCGGCGCCCGCGCGCTGGCGCCGGCGAAGGAGCTGCGCGAGGTCGGCCGGCTGGAGCGGTCCGGCCGACCCACCCTGGTGGTCGACGCCCACGGCACCGAGCCGGTGCTGGCCTGGGAGGTCGTGACCACCGGGGTGCGCGAGGACGGGACCCCCAGCCGCCTGGCCAGCTACGTCGACGCCCGCACCGGCCGGGTGCTGCGCCGCGAGGAGCAGGTCCACACCGCCGACGGGCAGGGCGAGTCCCTCTACAGCGGCACCGTGCCGCTGCAGGTGACCCAGAAGGGCTCGGCCTACGAGCTGCGCGACGCCACCCGGGGCGGCAGCCACACCACCGACATGGGCGGGGCCACCGACGGCTTCGCCTGCTCGGCCTTCGGGTGGGGGTGCAAGAGCGGCACCATCGTGACCAGCCCCAGCACGACGTTCGGTGACGGCACCAACGCCGACCCCGACACCGCCGCCGCCGACGCCCAGTACGGCACCGCGGTGACCTGGGACTACTTCAAGGGCGAGCACGGCCGCGACGGGATCTTCGGCGACGGCTCGGGCTCCTACAACCGGGTGCACTACGGCCGCGACTACGTCAACGCCTTCTGGGACGGCCAGAAGATGACCTACGGCGACGGCGACGGCGTGAACTACGGTCCGCTGGTCTCCCTCGACGTCGCCGGTCACGAGATGACCCACGGCATCACCCAGAACACCGCGAACCTGACCTACTCGGGGGAGTCGGGCGGCCTCAACGAGGCCACCTCCGACATCTTCGGCACGATGGTGGAGTTCCACGCCGCCAACAGCGAGGACCCGGGCGACTACCTGGTGGGTGAGGAGTTCGACCTGCGCAACGGCCGGGGCTTCCGCCGGATGGACAACCCCATCGCCGACGGCAAGTCGCCCAACTGCTGGTCGAGCAACACCAAGAACCTCGACGTGCACTACTCCTCGGGCGTGGGCAACCACTTCTTCTACCTGCTGGCCGAGGGGTCGGGCGCGAAGACGTTCGGGGGCGTGGCGCACAGCTCCGCCACCTGCGACGGCTCGACCCTCACCGGCATCGGTCGCGAGGCGGCCGCCGACATCTGGTTCCGGGCGCTGAAC
The Nocardioides marinisabuli genome window above contains:
- a CDS encoding DeoR/GlpR family DNA-binding transcription regulator yields the protein MFAQERQQAMAQLVTERGRRSVSELAEAFDVTSETVRRDLSVLERLGLLRRVHGGAVPSQALATLESGLGERDLDRPDEKESIARAALGLLPGAGSALLLDAGSTTARLAALLPADLPLTVFTHSVPIASRLAGRPHIDLHLLPGRVRPTTQAAVGPETVEALGRIRADVAVVGTNGLSTGHGLSTPDRDEAATKRALVAAARRVVVLADSHKIGEEALVQFAPLSAIDVLVTDAAISDRHRAELTEAGIEVLVG
- the ptsP gene encoding phosphoenolpyruvate--protein phosphotransferase, producing MLTHSTLLGTPVVPGLVVGPVVVVRAEIDATAVAVFDASVLDEHAALAAYDVAVEAVAAGYEERATSASGAAAEVLVASAGLARDRGLRSAVRKHLRAGEDLLGALSGAVAQFVGIFTDMGGLMAERASDLRDIERRTLAHLVGVPEPGVVSPATPSVLVAEDLAPADTAGLDPRVVLALVTERGGPTSHTAIIARQLGIPCVVGVAGALDLSEGLDVLVDGTTGVVEVGADPVVADERVRADRARRAEVAAWSGPGATADGVPVKLVANVADPESSASAVQEPVEGVGLFRTELCFLNRTDEPDVDEQAAIYAEVLRPFAGQVVVVRTLDAGSDKPVAFATHVGEDNPALGVRGLRLSFGNPGLLARQLDAIRLAADDTGAEVWVMAPMVATVAEAADFAGQVRERGLKAGVMIEVPAAALLAHRMLEVVDFLSIGTNDLTQYTMAADRMATDLAHLTDSWQPAVLQLIAITAHAGQQAGKPVGVCGEAAADPLLACALVGMGVTSLSMAPAAVRAVGARLATVGAETCEEAAEAALAASDPAGARAAVLQVLDAGEGSAPA
- a CDS encoding DUF6458 family protein, which codes for MGYGLGAFLLAVGLILALAVQDAVDGVDLQMIGWILTIVGLGVIILSAVTLNSGRRKGTVATTTHADGSVTERRTEHDV
- the rpsO gene encoding 30S ribosomal protein S15, which translates into the protein MSIGTDAETKKKIIAEYAVAEGDTGSPEVQIALLSHRISHLTEHLKQHKHDHHSRRGLLLLVGQRRRLLNYLNKSDINRYRSIIERLGLRR
- a CDS encoding polyribonucleotide nucleotidyltransferase, whose product is MTENNTAEPVISAVETVLDNGKFGTRTIKFETGLLARQAAGSVTAYLDDDTMLLSATTAGKHPKDHFDFFPLTIDVEERMYAAGQIPGSFFRSEGRPGEDAILTCRLIDRPLRPTFKKGLRNEVQVVITVMALDPDQPYDVLAINAASISTQLSGLPFSGPVGGVRVALIEGQWVAFPTHSQLEDAVFDMVVAGRVTDTGDVAIMMVEAEATEHAWTLIQGGVQAPTEEVVASGLDAAKPFIKQLCEAQAELANVAAKPVQDFPVFLDFEDDVYEAVTKAAKDDLTAAMTIGDKQEREARTDELKAGLLEKLSGQFEGREKEIGAAFRGLNKEVVRERVLRDKVRIDGRGLADIRPLHSEVGLIPRVHGSALFERGETQILGVTTLNMLKMEQQLDTLSPEKSRRYMHKYVFPPFSTGETGRVGSPKRREVGHGALARRALLPVLPSREEFPYAIRQLSEAMGSNGSTSMGSVCASTMSLLHAGVPLRAAVAGIAMGLISGEIDGQTQYVALTDILGAEDAFGDMDFKVAGTREFVTALQLDTKLDGIPAEVLAAALTQARDARLAILDVMAEAIDEPEEMSLHAPRIITVKVPVDKIGEVIGPKGKVINQIQDDTGATLSIEDDGTVYIGATNGEAAEAARSAVNAIANPTMPEVGERYLGTVVKTTNFGAFVSLMPGKDGLLHISKLRGLAGGKRVDSVEDVVSVGQKLQVEIGEIDDRGKLSLVPVLEEGAEDAAEESTEQE
- a CDS encoding pitrilysin family protein, giving the protein MSHTQHLSTTPDHAAPTAAGASRTEDLPGAPGVRRSVLPSGLRVVTEHMPGVRSAAVGVWVGAGSVDEDDTLHGCSHFLEHLLFKGTGSRSALDISIALETVGGEFNAFTAKEYTCFHARVLDEDLPLAVDVLGDMMTDSLLEAADVEAEREVILDEIAMHDDDPDDVVHQLFAEQAYGASSDLGRSIAGTEASIRALTREQVHGFYRRHYRPATMVVSAAGNVDHDEVVRLVEAAFGRGGFLDVVEEPVPVTGRGVAVPVTPGRSSETRPFEQVNVVLGMEGLRRDDPRRFALGVLNTALGGGTSSRLFQEVREVRGLAYSVYSFAGHHADSGLVGVGVGCLPGKLDAVLEVVRGELAKVAAEGITEEELGRGQGQLRGGLVLGLEDSGSRMARIGKAELVHTELLGIEEVLRRIDAVTLEQVRDVAAVVFARPEVLAVVGPA
- a CDS encoding NADPH-dependent F420 reductase — encoded protein: MTTLALIGSGNIGSGVARLAVAAGHDVVLSNSRGPETLTDLVAELGPRARAATAQEAAEAGDVVVVTVPLKAVPSLPAEALAGRLVLDTSNYYPQRDGNVAELDDRSTTTSAWVQQHLPEARVVKVFNNIFYGHLPELARPTGSPERSALPIAGDDEAALREATAFLDTLGYDTVVAGDLAESWRFEPGTPAYGAVYFDPEADASAAKPGQAVGMPPSSPTPAQDVRRVLDAARNEGPVGG
- a CDS encoding class I SAM-dependent methyltransferase; protein product: MALQTIPARIRWAVDIMDLQPNDHVLEIGCGPGAGAELICSRVTAGKVFAIDRSESGVDRTKRRCAQYVEAGRLTVRQIDLATLRVPVKRLTKVYAFNVNLFWVRDCADEIALLHERVLPGGAVYLFFEATRPEQVPTIVEKASGALAQGGFRVSVVQRKAPAVVGIIGKRIG
- the dapB gene encoding 4-hydroxy-tetrahydrodipicolinate reductase, encoding MLAVGVLGARGKVGREVCRAVEAAADTRLVAEIDVDDDLEALVRSGARAVVDFTHPDVVMDNLEFCVSHGIHAVVGTTGFDESRLRTLRGWLADSPGTGVLIAPNFSIGAVLMMRFAAAAAPFYESVEIVELHHPDKADAPSGTARHTAELVAAARREAGCAPVPDATSTALEGARGADVEGIRVHGLRIRGLVAHQEVVLGGVGETLTIRHDSLDRASFTPGVLTGLRAIASRPGLTVGLEHLLDLDV
- a CDS encoding M4 family metallopeptidase, which codes for MKTTMGLATAAVLAVGSLGVATAATSQAAPTAPTTTTGTTTALSGVHGADEARIAAAAVEALRAHPRAARAGAGQEVEVTDTVVDPDGSTHVRMERTFRGLRVLGGDLVVHRGAGAAQDAEGAEGAAWEGVSQTLDAPLALGTTPTLGADAAGARALAPAKELREVGRLERSGRPTLVVDAHGTEPVLAWEVVTTGVREDGTPSRLASYVDARTGRVLRREEQVHTADGQGESLYSGTVPLQVTQKGSAYELRDATRGGSHTTDMGGATDGFACSAFGWGCKSGTIVTSPSTTFGDGTNADPDTAAADAQYGTAVTWDYFKGEHGRDGIFGDGSGSYNRVHYGRDYVNAFWDGQKMTYGDGDGVNYGPLVSLDVAGHEMTHGITQNTANLTYSGESGGLNEATSDIFGTMVEFHAANSEDPGDYLVGEEFDLRNGRGFRRMDNPIADGKSPNCWSSNTKNLDVHYSSGVGNHFFYLLAEGSGAKTFGGVAHSSATCDGSTLTGIGREAAADIWFRALNVYMTSGTTYAQARTATIDAATDLYGAGSTQVGAVAAAWSAVSVS